From a region of the Daphnia magna isolate NIES linkage group LG1, ASM2063170v1.1, whole genome shotgun sequence genome:
- the LOC116932108 gene encoding 40S ribosomal protein S6, translating into MKLNISYPATGAQKLVDIEDERKVRIFYEKRMGAEVEADGLGDEWKGYVFRIAGGNDKQGFPMKQGILTTGRVRLLFSKGHSCFRERRTGERRRKSVRGCIVDANLSVLAVVVVKKGEQEIPGLTDVTVPKRLGPKRASKIRKLFNLAKEDDVRQYVIKRPLPKKEGKKQRFRSPKIQRLVTPVVLQRKRHRMALKKKRVVNRREQAAEYARLLALRTKEAKVKRAEEVKRRRSRSASKSSVGTQ; encoded by the exons ATGAAG TTGAACATCAGCTACCCCGCCACCGGGGCACAGAAATTGGTCGATATTGAAGATGAACGTAAAGTTCGAATCTTCTATGAGAAACGCATGGGTGCCGAAGTTGAGGCTGATGGTCTCGGAGATGAATGGAAAGGATATGTATTCAGGATTGCTGGTGGCAACGACAAACAAGGTTTCCCAATGAAACAGGGTATCCTCACCACAG GTCGTGTTCGACTCCTGTTCTCCAAAGGGCATTCCTGCTTCCGTGAGAGACGAACTGGTGAAAGGAGGCGTAAGTCAGTCAGGGGTTGCATCGTTGATGCTAATCTTTCTGTTTTGGCCGTTGTTGTTGTGAAGAAGGGTGAACAG GAAATCCCTGGCTTGACTGACGTCACCGTGCCTAAGCGTTTGGGCCCTAAACGTGCGTCAAAGATCCGCAAACTCTTCAACCTCGCCAAGGAAGATGATGTTAGGCAGTATGTTATCAAGCGACCATTGCCCAAGAAGGAAGGAAAGAAACAACGTTTCCGTTCTCCTAAAATCCAGCGTTTGGTTACCCCAGTTGTTCTTCAA CGCAAACGTCACCGCATGGCACTGAAGAAGAAACGTGTCGTCAACAGACGCGAACAGGCTGCCGAATACGCCCGCCTATTGGCTCTCCGTACCAAGGAGGCTAAAGTTAAGCGAGCAGAGGAGGTAAAGCGCCGCCGCTCCCGATCTGCGTCCAAATCTTCCGTTGGTACACAATAG
- the LOC116932015 gene encoding cyclic AMP-responsive element-binding protein 3-like protein 3 isoform X2, with the protein MNTEEILFDNLLDTSVDGNVFLEDLIEDPAANVLEQAMKENMMEVWESSDYELLNSPIAGELKFDDITQSTNYLEWINWDQKEKTDNIIPASNSSDSGLSSDFHYDQQLSPSNEMDRSTPTGSPTGGGGGGSSICSSVDVDSVSSPDTLCPSSPCSDIHLIDDAADIEINSSKSISSPAIPPKPTSSPLVFPVSLKDLNLREIKAVKIIRNGSTLVSSAASAVLGGIKSTSAQVPDAIKKLLGPVQLSVSSAPTSSSTKTSYPPILLSDEERRLLAKEGVELPSHYPLTKHEERELKRIRRKIRNKISAQDSRKRKRVYMDGLEDRVKLCSDENMSLQKRIRLLETENKSLLSQLKRLQSILTGQGGNQASPTVAAITAASTTAGTNTNTNSKEGLSTTSNTAQPATCLLVLMLSFALFLLPNLRPDSNKSLTDGRTNSAASQMAQSMMKMPPFAGRSRALLQDTLALDADSDMTDIELLEIALGGEVVVGEEDEEDESGLYVPLPLGPLAMPGGKNDVLKSQWGQKFGKQYPANPKRSVPAFLLEHDYHSADPTAKRARFKEIWEEVETIVPPAPISNVYSGATKESNQSQLYGELAELARGQNIVVRISSEEL; encoded by the exons ATGAATACCGAAGAAATTTTATTTGACAACCTGCTGGATACTTCTGTTGACGGAAATGTGTTTCTCGAAGATTTAATTGAAGATCCAGCTGCCAATGTATTGGAACAAGCCATGAAGGAGAATATG ATGGAGGTCTGGGAGTCAAGTGACTATGAACTACTGAATTCTCCTATTGCTGGTGAACTCAAATTTGATGACATCACACAATCAACTAACTACCTGGAATGGATCAATTGggatcaaaaagaaaaaactgataACATTATCCCTGCCTCTAACAGTTCTGACAGTGGCCTTTCTAGTGATTTCCATTATGACCAGCAGCTCTCTCCAT CTAATGAAATGGATCGTTCTACACCGACTGGATCTCCTACCGGTGgtggcggcggcggcagcTCAATCTGTAGTAGCGTTGACGTAGATAGTGTCAGCAGTCCTGATACCTTATGCCCCTCATCACCATGCTCCGACATCCATTTGATCGACGATGCTGCCGATATCGAAATCAATTCTTCCAAGTCCATATCCTCACCTGCGATACCCCCAAAACCCACAAGTTCTCCATTGGTCTTTCCCGTATCTCTCAAAGATTTGAATCTTCGCGAAATTAAAGCGGTGAAAATCATTCGAAATGGTTCCACTTTGGTTTCTAGCGCTGCCTCGGCGGTTCTAGGTGGAATCAAATCCACCTCGGCCCAAGTCCCTGACGCTATTAAAAAACTATTGGGTCCAGTTCAACTTTCTGTTTCTTCGGCTCCAACATCGTCTTCAACGAAAACTTCATATCCTCCAATCCTGCTTTCAG ACGAAGAACGCCGTCTTTTAGCCAAGGAAGGTGTTGAACTGCCAAGCCATTACCCTCTCACCAAACACGAAGAGCGAGAACTTAAACGCATCCGCCGCAAAATCCGCAATAAAATTTCGGCACAAGATTCTAGGAAAAGGAAGCGCGTCTACATGGACGGTCTAGAAGATCGAGTTAAGCTGTGCTCTGATGAGAATATGTCGCTTCAAAAGCGCATCCGTTTGCTCGAAACGGAGAATAAATCGCTGTTATCGCAACTGAAAAGGCTTCAAAGCATCCTGACAGGTCAGGGTGGAAATCAAGCTTCGCCTACAGTTGCAGCAATAACAGCGGCCTCTACTACGGCAGGAACTAATACCAACACCAACAGTAAAGAGGGGCTTTCTACTACCAGCAACACGGCGCAGCCAGCCACCTGCCTTCTGGTGCTGATGCTCTCATTTGCGCTTTTCCTCTTGCCGAACTTAAGACCAGACTCCAATAAGAGTCTTACAGATGGCCGGACAAACTCAGCTGCTTCTCAAATGGCACAATCGATGATGAAAATGCCACCATTTGCCG GTCGTTCCAGAGCATTGTTACAAGATACATTGGCTTTGGATGCTGACTCTGACATGACAGACATTGAGCTCCTCGAAATTGCCTTGGGTGGAGAAGTGGTTGTTGgggaagaagatgaagaagatgagaGCGGACTATACGTCCCTCTGCCTCTCGGTCCACTAGCTATGCCTGGAGGCAAGAATGATGTTCTTAAGAGCCAATGGGGTCAGAAGTTTGGCAAGCAGTATCCCGCCAACCCGAAACGAAGCGTTCCGGCTTTCTTACTAGAACACGATTACCATTCAGCTGATCCCACTGCCAAGCGTGCACGCTTCAAAGAAATTTGGGAAGAAGTTGAGACCATCGTGCCTCCTGCTCCCATTTCTAATGTGTATTCCGGGGCCACGAAGGAATCAAATCAATCACAACTGTACGGTGAACTTGCTGAGCTTGCGCGCGGACAGAATATCGTGGTCCGTATCTCGTCAGAGGAGCTATGA
- the LOC116932130 gene encoding tumor necrosis factor alpha-induced protein 8-like protein, whose product MSDNFRARDIALKAQKKILSRMSSKGVAKVFVDDRMGSLLDNVYRLCKTYTQNKKEAEKIVKNIIKIVTKIGLLARNEQFSQDELVIASDFQNKFHKAAKTVISFFEVDFSYDQKFLTQLLTECKNLLKQIVQSHLTDKSLGRIDLVFSFFSNPAFLDNVFKKNSEYNEIMTKIIVDMHSALEQGEL is encoded by the exons ATGTCAGATAACTTTAGAGCCAGAGATATTGCTCTGAAAgcacaaaaaaagattctcaGTCGAATGTCTAGTAAAGGTGTAGCAAAAGTCTTTGTTGATGATAGAATGGGTTCTCTACTTGATAATGTTTATAGGCTCTGCAAAACCTAT actcaaaataaaaaagaagcaGAAAAGATAGTGAAGAATATCATAAAAATAGTAACAAAAATAGGCTTATTAGCCAGAAATGAACAATTCAGCCAAGATGAATTGGTCATTGCATCAGATTTCCAAAACAAGTTTCACAAAGCCGCAAAAACAGTTATATCATTTTTCGAGGTGGATTTCAGCTATGACCAAAAATTTTTAACCCAA CTTTTGACTGAATGCAAGAACTTATTGAAACAAATAGTACAATCACATCTAACTGACAAAAGTCTAGGCAGgattgatttggtttttagttttttttctaatccTGCATTTTTGGAtaatgttttcaaaaaaaattctgaGTACAATGAAATAATGACCAAAATCATAGTGGACATGCATAGTGCACTTGAACAGGGAGAGCTATAA
- the LOC116932015 gene encoding cyclic AMP-responsive element-binding protein 3-like protein 3 isoform X1 yields the protein MNTEEILFDNLLDTSVDGNVFLEDLIEDPAANVLEQAMKENMMEVWESSDYELLNSPIAGELKFDDITQSTNYLEWINWDQKEKTDNIIPASNSSDSGLSSDFHYDQQLSPSNEMDRSTPTGSPTGGGGGGSSICSSVDVDSVSSPDTLCPSSPCSDIHLIDDAADIEINSSKSISSPAIPPKPTSSPLVFPVSLKDLNLREIKAVKIIRNGSTLVSSAASAVLGGIKSTSAQVPDAIKKLLGPVQLSVSSAPTSSSTKTSYPPILLSGRQNELNEERRLLAKEGVELPSHYPLTKHEERELKRIRRKIRNKISAQDSRKRKRVYMDGLEDRVKLCSDENMSLQKRIRLLETENKSLLSQLKRLQSILTGQGGNQASPTVAAITAASTTAGTNTNTNSKEGLSTTSNTAQPATCLLVLMLSFALFLLPNLRPDSNKSLTDGRTNSAASQMAQSMMKMPPFAGRSRALLQDTLALDADSDMTDIELLEIALGGEVVVGEEDEEDESGLYVPLPLGPLAMPGGKNDVLKSQWGQKFGKQYPANPKRSVPAFLLEHDYHSADPTAKRARFKEIWEEVETIVPPAPISNVYSGATKESNQSQLYGELAELARGQNIVVRISSEEL from the exons ATGAATACCGAAGAAATTTTATTTGACAACCTGCTGGATACTTCTGTTGACGGAAATGTGTTTCTCGAAGATTTAATTGAAGATCCAGCTGCCAATGTATTGGAACAAGCCATGAAGGAGAATATG ATGGAGGTCTGGGAGTCAAGTGACTATGAACTACTGAATTCTCCTATTGCTGGTGAACTCAAATTTGATGACATCACACAATCAACTAACTACCTGGAATGGATCAATTGggatcaaaaagaaaaaactgataACATTATCCCTGCCTCTAACAGTTCTGACAGTGGCCTTTCTAGTGATTTCCATTATGACCAGCAGCTCTCTCCAT CTAATGAAATGGATCGTTCTACACCGACTGGATCTCCTACCGGTGgtggcggcggcggcagcTCAATCTGTAGTAGCGTTGACGTAGATAGTGTCAGCAGTCCTGATACCTTATGCCCCTCATCACCATGCTCCGACATCCATTTGATCGACGATGCTGCCGATATCGAAATCAATTCTTCCAAGTCCATATCCTCACCTGCGATACCCCCAAAACCCACAAGTTCTCCATTGGTCTTTCCCGTATCTCTCAAAGATTTGAATCTTCGCGAAATTAAAGCGGTGAAAATCATTCGAAATGGTTCCACTTTGGTTTCTAGCGCTGCCTCGGCGGTTCTAGGTGGAATCAAATCCACCTCGGCCCAAGTCCCTGACGCTATTAAAAAACTATTGGGTCCAGTTCAACTTTCTGTTTCTTCGGCTCCAACATCGTCTTCAACGAAAACTTCATATCCTCCAATCCTGCTTTCAGGTAGGCAAAATGAACTaa ACGAAGAACGCCGTCTTTTAGCCAAGGAAGGTGTTGAACTGCCAAGCCATTACCCTCTCACCAAACACGAAGAGCGAGAACTTAAACGCATCCGCCGCAAAATCCGCAATAAAATTTCGGCACAAGATTCTAGGAAAAGGAAGCGCGTCTACATGGACGGTCTAGAAGATCGAGTTAAGCTGTGCTCTGATGAGAATATGTCGCTTCAAAAGCGCATCCGTTTGCTCGAAACGGAGAATAAATCGCTGTTATCGCAACTGAAAAGGCTTCAAAGCATCCTGACAGGTCAGGGTGGAAATCAAGCTTCGCCTACAGTTGCAGCAATAACAGCGGCCTCTACTACGGCAGGAACTAATACCAACACCAACAGTAAAGAGGGGCTTTCTACTACCAGCAACACGGCGCAGCCAGCCACCTGCCTTCTGGTGCTGATGCTCTCATTTGCGCTTTTCCTCTTGCCGAACTTAAGACCAGACTCCAATAAGAGTCTTACAGATGGCCGGACAAACTCAGCTGCTTCTCAAATGGCACAATCGATGATGAAAATGCCACCATTTGCCG GTCGTTCCAGAGCATTGTTACAAGATACATTGGCTTTGGATGCTGACTCTGACATGACAGACATTGAGCTCCTCGAAATTGCCTTGGGTGGAGAAGTGGTTGTTGgggaagaagatgaagaagatgagaGCGGACTATACGTCCCTCTGCCTCTCGGTCCACTAGCTATGCCTGGAGGCAAGAATGATGTTCTTAAGAGCCAATGGGGTCAGAAGTTTGGCAAGCAGTATCCCGCCAACCCGAAACGAAGCGTTCCGGCTTTCTTACTAGAACACGATTACCATTCAGCTGATCCCACTGCCAAGCGTGCACGCTTCAAAGAAATTTGGGAAGAAGTTGAGACCATCGTGCCTCCTGCTCCCATTTCTAATGTGTATTCCGGGGCCACGAAGGAATCAAATCAATCACAACTGTACGGTGAACTTGCTGAGCTTGCGCGCGGACAGAATATCGTGGTCCGTATCTCGTCAGAGGAGCTATGA
- the LOC116932063 gene encoding alpha-methylacyl-CoA racemase isoform X1: MALKGIKVIEMAGLAPAPFCGMILSDFGADVIRVDKANAPPLDRQGRGKRSIALNLKSPEGIAVVHRLCSEADVLIEPFRPGVMEKLGLGPSTLLSQNPRLIYARLTGFGQSGPYSLMAGHDINYVALTGLLSLLGRHGSNPIPPQNLLADFAGGGLLCAMGIAMALFERERSNMGQIIDASMVEGAAYVGSWIFKSQDMPVWSGVRGKSWFDGGLHYYETYKTKDDKYMTVGALEPQFYQELINQLANAGVENVPDQFPNDLEVANNQMASIFLQKTQAEWQAIFDQTDACVTPVLGLGDAPLHQHNAFRGSFIRNAKGKYDPAPAPRLSRTPALDLGNIEEPSIGENSREVLVEMGYKTEEIEQLIQDKVVHQVNSRAKL, encoded by the exons ATGGCACTAAAGGGAATTAAAGTTATTGAAATGGCAGGATTGGCCCCTGCACCTTTTTGTG GAATGATTCTAAGTGATTTTGGTGCAGATGTCATCAGAGTAGACAAG GCCAATGCACCGCCATTAGATCGACAAGGAAGAGGAAAGCGATCTATTGCCTTGAATCTTAAATCCCCTGAAGGAATCGCCGTCGTCCATAGGTTATGCTCTGAAGCCGATGTCCTTATTGAGCCGTTCAGACCAG GGGTTATGGAAAAACTTGGTCTTGGTCCGTCAACTTTACTTAGCCAAAATCCACGTTTGATATATGCCCGACTTACCG GATTTGGGCAGAGTGGACCGTACTCTCTTATGGCAGGGCATGACATAAATTACGTTGCTTTGACCG GACTGCTTTCACTTCTCGGAAGACATGGCAGTAATCCGATTCCGCCACAGAACTTGTTAGCTGATTTTGCTGGGGGTGGCTTACTTTGTGCAATGGGTATAGCCATGGCATTATTTGAAAGAGAGAGGTCAAATATGGGCCAAATAATTGATGCATCCATGGTTGAGGGAGCAGCTTATGTTGGGTCTTGGATCTTCAAGTCGCAAGATATGCCTGTATGGAGTGGGGTTCGCGGAAAGAGTTG GTTCGATGGAGGCCTTCATTACTACGAAACgtacaaaacaaaagatgatAAATACATGACTGTTGGAGCTTTGGAACCTCAGTTCTATCAAGAGTTAATCAACCAGTTGGCTAATGCTGGAGTCGAAAATGTCCCCGACCAGTTTCCTAATGACCTAGAAGTGGCGAATAATCAAATGGCCAGCATTTTCTTACAGAAAACTCAGGCGGAATGGCAAGCCATCTTTGATCAAACTGACGCGTGCGTTACACCGGTATTGGGTCTAGGCGATGCCCCTCTTCATCAGCATAATGCATTTCGAGGCAGTTTTATTCGCAACGCGAAAGGCAAGTATGATCCGGCACCCGCCCCTCGTCTTAGTCGTACACCGGCTCTTGATCTAGGTAATATAGAAGAGCCATCAATTGGCGAGAATAGTAGGGAAGTACTCGTGGAAATGGGTTACAAAACAGAAGAAATAGAGCAACTTATTCAAGATAAAGTGGTTCATCAAGTTAATAGCAGGGCCAAGTTGTAA
- the LOC116932063 gene encoding alpha-methylacyl-CoA racemase isoform X2, with amino-acid sequence MILSDFGADVIRVDKANAPPLDRQGRGKRSIALNLKSPEGIAVVHRLCSEADVLIEPFRPGVMEKLGLGPSTLLSQNPRLIYARLTGFGQSGPYSLMAGHDINYVALTGLLSLLGRHGSNPIPPQNLLADFAGGGLLCAMGIAMALFERERSNMGQIIDASMVEGAAYVGSWIFKSQDMPVWSGVRGKSWFDGGLHYYETYKTKDDKYMTVGALEPQFYQELINQLANAGVENVPDQFPNDLEVANNQMASIFLQKTQAEWQAIFDQTDACVTPVLGLGDAPLHQHNAFRGSFIRNAKGKYDPAPAPRLSRTPALDLGNIEEPSIGENSREVLVEMGYKTEEIEQLIQDKVVHQVNSRAKL; translated from the exons ATGATTCTAAGTGATTTTGGTGCAGATGTCATCAGAGTAGACAAG GCCAATGCACCGCCATTAGATCGACAAGGAAGAGGAAAGCGATCTATTGCCTTGAATCTTAAATCCCCTGAAGGAATCGCCGTCGTCCATAGGTTATGCTCTGAAGCCGATGTCCTTATTGAGCCGTTCAGACCAG GGGTTATGGAAAAACTTGGTCTTGGTCCGTCAACTTTACTTAGCCAAAATCCACGTTTGATATATGCCCGACTTACCG GATTTGGGCAGAGTGGACCGTACTCTCTTATGGCAGGGCATGACATAAATTACGTTGCTTTGACCG GACTGCTTTCACTTCTCGGAAGACATGGCAGTAATCCGATTCCGCCACAGAACTTGTTAGCTGATTTTGCTGGGGGTGGCTTACTTTGTGCAATGGGTATAGCCATGGCATTATTTGAAAGAGAGAGGTCAAATATGGGCCAAATAATTGATGCATCCATGGTTGAGGGAGCAGCTTATGTTGGGTCTTGGATCTTCAAGTCGCAAGATATGCCTGTATGGAGTGGGGTTCGCGGAAAGAGTTG GTTCGATGGAGGCCTTCATTACTACGAAACgtacaaaacaaaagatgatAAATACATGACTGTTGGAGCTTTGGAACCTCAGTTCTATCAAGAGTTAATCAACCAGTTGGCTAATGCTGGAGTCGAAAATGTCCCCGACCAGTTTCCTAATGACCTAGAAGTGGCGAATAATCAAATGGCCAGCATTTTCTTACAGAAAACTCAGGCGGAATGGCAAGCCATCTTTGATCAAACTGACGCGTGCGTTACACCGGTATTGGGTCTAGGCGATGCCCCTCTTCATCAGCATAATGCATTTCGAGGCAGTTTTATTCGCAACGCGAAAGGCAAGTATGATCCGGCACCCGCCCCTCGTCTTAGTCGTACACCGGCTCTTGATCTAGGTAATATAGAAGAGCCATCAATTGGCGAGAATAGTAGGGAAGTACTCGTGGAAATGGGTTACAAAACAGAAGAAATAGAGCAACTTATTCAAGATAAAGTGGTTCATCAAGTTAATAGCAGGGCCAAGTTGTAA
- the LOC116932003 gene encoding protein fem-1 homolog B produces the protein MSGKEDSELLRIETLRERIFFAARDGLAITLYALLSELNQSQQSELLSQITEEQGQRCTPLLIAARNGKESVVKMLLSQFKPNIEQEGDVKFDGYLIEGASPLWCAAGAGHLKVVKALVKAGADVNHPTKTFSTPLRAASFDGRLDIVKYLIEHKADIHLANKYNNTCLMIAAFKGHLEVVKCLLEQGADPNQKAHCGATALHFSAECGHVAIVRELIEYGTKITLNEQGMSPLLCAAERTKSGVVDYLMTRPEFSRRERIEALELLGASFANDKDSYNIDLAYNYLHRAMEVIIQKKKKNDPQQIVPKQPVDPIEAYENWREVQTLAELESIRHNPNAIHMESLVIRERILSINNPELPHPIVFRGAVFADDARFDRCISLWLHALRLRQRMQLTVSKDLLRFAQVFSQVLHVGLELPFNVLEEVLASTAMELERNQTKISNPGPKDDVEVIAEEMDCNVTTALYLVTITTKLLSKASSQQEHTIYRHVFKLNRLNVRSKEGSSLLHLAASADTPVDEFHTVDICRFPCASTCKLLIQCGFDVNAMDHRRNTPLHLIVGYPKPISDFVTLHSIIMTLIEAGAHMDAVNSYGETPFDAATTGVAEIILRTQSKLSLKCIAAKAIKRYALNYEGLVPTPLVSFIELHGSGTTLR, from the exons ATGAGTGGAAAGGAAGATTCCGAACTTCTTCGTATTGAAACACTTCGAGAAAGGATTTTCTTCGCTGCGAGAGATGGCCTAGCAATTACCCTGTATGCGCTCCTCTCGGAGCTCAACCAGTCCCAGCAGTCTGAATTACTGAGCCAG ATTACAGAAGAGCAAGGTCAGAGATGTACGCCACTACTGATAGCAGCTCGCAATGGCAAGGAAAGTGTGGTCAAAATGCTTCTGAGTCAGTTCAAACCAAACATTGAACAAGAGGGAGATGTAAAGTTTGATGGATATTTGATTGAAGGTGCTAGTCCGCTTTGGTGTGCAGCAG GGGCTGGTCATCTGAAGGTTGTTAAGGCCTTGGTTAAAGCAGGGGCTGATGTCAACCACCCAACGAAGACATTTTCAACCCCTCTTCGGGCGGCGTCGTTTGATGGACGGTTGGACATTGTCAAATATTTGATAGAACACAAAGCCGATATTCACCTGGCCAATAAGTACAATAATACCTGCCTGATGATCGCAGCATTCAAAGGACACTTGGAAGTGGTAAAATGTTTATTGGAACAAGGAGCAGATCCGAATCAAAAGGCACACTGTGGAGCGACAGCGCTGCACTTTTCCGCGGAGTGTGGGCATGTCGCGATTGTTCGTGAGTTAATCGAATATGGCACTAAAATTACCCTTAACGAACAAGGGATGTCCCCGTTACTGTGTGCCGCTGAAAGAACAAAATCTGGAGTAGTTGACTATCTCATGACACGACCTGAATTTAGTCGGCGTGAAAGAATAGAAGCTCTAGAGCTTCTTGGAGCTTCCTTTGCTAACGATAAAGACAGCTACAACATCGATCTGGCTTATAATTATTTGCATCGTGCCATGGAGGTAATTatccagaagaagaagaaaaat GATCCTCAACAGATCGTGCCTAAGCAACCCGTTGATCCAATTGAAGCCTACGAGAACTGGAGAGAAGTGCAAACCTTAGCTGAACTAGAATCCATTCGTCACAATCCCAACGCCATTCATATGGAGAGCCTAGTCATTCGCGAGCGCATACTGAGTATAAACAATCCGGAACTTCCTCATCCAATCGTGTTTCGTGGTGCTGTGTTTGCTGATGATGCCCGCTTTGATCGCTGTATCTCCCTTTGGCTTCATGCACTTCGCCTTCGCCAGCGGATGCAACTGACTGTTTCTAAAGACCTTCTTCGATTCGCCCAAGTTTTCTCTCAG GTATTACACGTTGGATTAGAATTACCTTTTAATGTGCTGGAAGAAGTCTTAGCATCAACAGCAATGGAACTTGAgcgaaatcaaacaaaaatttccAATCCTGGCCCTAAAGACGACGTTGAAGTAATTGCA GAGGAAATGGATTGCAATGTAACAACAGCTCTTTATTTGGTAACCATCACTACCAAATTACTGTCTAAGGCTAGTTCACAGCAAGAACACACCATTTACCGACACGTTTTTAAATTAAACCGACTCAACGTCCGTTCCAAAGAAGGTTCATCTTTATTGCATTTAGCCGCCAGTGCTGATACCCCTGTTGATGAGTTTCATACTGTCGACATCTGCAG GTTTCCTTGTGCTTCTACATGCAAATTGCTGATACAATGTGGATTTGACGTGAACGCAATGGATCATCGACGAAATAC GCCTTTGCATCTGATAGTTGGATATCCGAAACCGATCAGCGATTTTGTAACCCTACACTCTATCATAATGAC ATTAATTGAAGCTGGCGCGCATATGGATGCCGTTAATTCGTACGGTGAAACTCCGTTTGATGCAGCAACAACAG GCGTAGCTGAAATTATATTACGGACTCAAAGTAAATTGAGTCTCAAATGCATTGCCGCAAAAGCCATTAAACGATACGCTCTAAACTACGAGGGTCTGGTACCTACTCCACTTGTGAGTTTTATTGAACTACACGGATCTGGAACAACGCTCCGTTAA
- the LOC116932053 gene encoding m7GpppN-mRNA hydrolase: protein IILGEHCFNIAENTNFYVFFILLFLFQHLSFLHKYIQNFERHLEQFREYKQAVPTFGAILLNEELTHVLLVQGFWSKSSWGFPKGKVNEGEDPARCAVREVLEETGFDISHLISAKEFLETTVNDQLTRLYIVPGVPHDTKFIPRTRNEIRAVQWFSVADLPNCKKDAMTKVRLGIGSSSFFMVFPFVRLIRNWVSCRMTYKQQQPGNGNSRKAKQRRKSLEEQSITGILQRHSKPNSEDDTSKVALSPNTEQLYQRLSKSAAHSSSSTSTNTLQGLSVKKTKHPSRRQLFTDKIQKPVTPQGGTATTSPVVIGDRFDPAKQVCYVAPSWLNFKLNVEPILACFD, encoded by the exons attattctaGGTGAACACTGCTTTAATATTGCTGAAAATActaatttttatgttttttttattttattatttctattCCAGCATTTATCATTTCTTCACAAGTATATACAAAATTTTGAAAGGCATCTAGAACAATTTCGTGAATATAAACAAGCAGTTCCAACCTTTGGTGCCATCCTACTGAATGAAGAACTAACCCAT GTTTTGCTGGTTCAGGGGTTTTGGTCCAAGAGTTCATGGGGATTCCCCAAAGGTAAAGTTAACGAAGGAGAGGATCCAGCTCGCTGCGCAGTGCGTGAAGTTTTAGAAGAGACGGGATTCGACATATCTCACCTGATTTCCGCCAAAGAATTTTTAGAAACGACCGTCAACGATCAATTAACTCGACTTTATATCGTACCCGGTGTGCCCCATGATACCAAATTCATACCCAGAACGAGGAATGAGATAAGAGCCGTACAGTGGTTTTCAGTCGCCGACCTTCCGAATTGCAAAAAAGACGCCATGACTAAAGTTCGACTAGGAATCGGTTCGTCGTCCTTTTTCATGGTCTTTCCATTTGTCAG ACTGATACGAAACTGGGTATCTTGTCGAATGACTTACAAACAGCAACAGCCTGGAAATGGCAACAGTCGAAAGGCAAAACAGAGGCGAAAATCCCTAGAAGAGCAGTCCATAACCGGTATTCTTCAAAGGCACTCTAAACCGAATTCA gAAGATGATACTAGCAAAGTTGCTTTGAGTCCAAATACCGAGCAGCTTTATCAGCGACTTTCTAAGTCAGCCGCACACTCCTCTTCATCAACTTCTACCAATACACTTCAAGGACTTagcgttaaaaaaacaaagcatcCATCACGTCGCCAGTTATTCACGG ACAAAATACAAAAGCCCGTTACTCCGCAGGGAGGTACAGCAACAACAAGCCCAGTCGTGATCGGCGATAGGTTCGATCCAGCCAAACAGGTCTGCTACGTCGCTCCATCTTGGCTTAACTTCAAGCTCAACGTAGAACCTATTTTGGCATGTTTTGACTAG